Proteins from a single region of Megachile rotundata isolate GNS110a chromosome 7, iyMegRotu1, whole genome shotgun sequence:
- the LOC143264902 gene encoding uncharacterized protein LOC143264902, which produces MWLPLILLALMASGSACPDLCVCHRSAVARDLPALVHVKCRGRAPGLSELPVTTRSLSVDGAEEYEVIGLFDELEVTDSLNDFEVIGTLNELDVNETLNGSEGNTTILPYLDQLSVTNCSLVFLNASWHGFERLTALNLSCNNLARLNDTLLGRMTNMSELTRFDLSDNSLTELSAGAFRTLAGLVKLSLRRNAITVVHEDAFRGLDRLEFLDLSDNRLADLPDSALTPLYSLQKLDLSGNQLQVLGARWFESLDRLRELDVSRNGLARAASGTLQPLPGLSVLKLSENPLKERDVSLLLGTGRRLETVDASRTGLARVPAALTRSVRALRLAGNKLTTIRGGDLDSYPLLRMLDISENRLIDIEDDALGRLEVLEELDISGNALVKVPGSLPNSLITLKLHRNAITALKIDDLQGLYNLKCLTLNNNEINEIEVGALGQLPVLEELDLSDNPIKTLPANTLSGPSNLAKLRMSGLTSLERKQEEQSDMAFPVPTPERLVYLDVSMSPALARQLLADDAALSACKSLIKLNLSKTNLTNLRFDLPYMLPQLRTLDLSENDWDCTEDLYWLGEWLRQYEELNKDTRPGKCASPQELSGLFLRELPSPPSPLPTTVPTTIPSVSVTPSTLFSAERSSDSIKANVSSNVTDINASDATDRPVNESISTNVSKQSASTGSSHEIDSSRNVTGNPMNIRAKTISALLTDGARLYEAPTSFRNFTTSIEEPKGGNLGKKTTATMTPDDSSRKAKNSIKNVAGLPYRTTKNEPSIMENDSRTFDNRVEADKPNGERPSKLDLSTGKIASLKKLSRHASLEEEQEEKKTTEKYLNRLNNLIKEENLVLGNPPDSNTIAEELNSHATDSDARISEALSAGAHPGMLVLVGAAFGAAAALTVVLSRRATVRRRDKYHRHENIEVHTLTPTAELW; this is translated from the coding sequence ATGTGGCTTCCGTTGATACTGCTCGCCTTGATGGCGAGCGGTTCCGCGTGTCCGGATTTGTGCGTGTGTCATCGCAGTGCCGTGGCAAGGGACTTGCCAGCTCTCGTACATGTGAAGTGCCGCGGACGTGCGCCTGGATTATCGGAACTGCCGGTTACGACGAGAAGTCTCTCCGTGGACGGTGCCGAAGAGTACGAAGTGATCGGTTTGTTCGACGAGCTGGAAGTGACCGACTCGCTGAACGATTTCGAAGTGATCGGTACGTTGAACGAGTTGGATGTGAACGAAACGTTGAACGGATCGGAAGGCAACACGACGATTCTTCCCTATCTCGATCAGTTGTCCGTGACGAACTGCTCGCTGGTGTTCTTGAACGCGTCGTGGCATGGCTTTGAACGTTTAACAGCATTGAACCTGTCATGCAACAACCTGGCGCGGCTGAACGACACGCTGCTAGGTCGTATGACGAATATGAGCGAACTGACGCGTTTCGACCTGTCCGACAACTCGCTGACAGAGCTGAGTGCCGGGGCTTTTAGGACGCTTGCGGGATTGGTGAAGTTGAGTTTACGTAGAAACGCGATAACCGTTGTGCACGAGGATGCGTTTCGGGGTTTGGATCGGTTGGAGTTTCTCGATTTATCGGACAACAGGCTGGCCGATTTGCCAGACAGTGCGTTGACGCCGCTTTATTCGTTACAAAAATTGGACCTTAGTGGAAATCAGCTGCAAGTTCTGGGTGCCAGGTGGTTCGAGAGCCTCGACAGATTGAGGGAGCTCGACGTTTCGAGGAACGGTTTAGCACGAGCGGCTTCGGGAACTTTGCAACCGCTCCCCGGATTATCGGTGCTAAAACTCTCGGAGAATCCTCTCAAAGAAAGAGACGTCTCTTTGCTGTTGGGTACTGGCAGGCGTTTGGAAACTGTGGACGCGTCTCGCACAGGTTTGGCGAGAGTGCCAGCCGCGTTAACGAGATCCGTGCGAGCGCTCAGACTTGCCGGGAATAAGTTAACGACCATTCGTGGCGGGGATCTAGACAGCTATCCTCTGTTACGGATGTTAGATATCTCGGAAAATCGACTGATCGACATTGAAGACGATGCTCTTGGACGATTGGAAGTTCTCGAAGAATTGGACATCTCTGGTAACGCACTCGTCAAAGTTCCAGGCAGTCTACCTAACAGTCTGATAACTTTGAAGCTTCATCGGAACGCGATAACGGCTTTGAAGATCGACGATCTACAAGGACTGTACAATCTAAAATGCTTAACGTTGAACAATAACGAAATCAACGAAATAGAGGTAGGAGCACTCGGTCAATTACCGGTTCTTGAAGAACTCGATCTATCCGATAATCCTATTAAAACGTTACCAGCTAATACTCTAAGTGGACCAAGTAACCTGGCCAAGCTTCGCATGTCGGGATTAACTTCGCTCGAGCGAAAGCAAGAGGAGCAAAGTGACATGGCGTTTCCGGTACCTACTCCCGAAAGACTCGTATATCTTGATGTATCGATGAGCCCAGCGCTGGCCAGGCAGCTTTTAGCAGATGACGCTGCGCTATCGGCTTGCAAAAGCTTGATCAAACTAAACTTGTCAAAGACGAACCTAACTAATCTGAGATTTGACTTGCCCTACATGCTTCCACAATTACGTACTTTGGACCTGAGTGAAAATGACTGGGACTGCACGGAAGACTTATACTGGCTCGGTGAATGGTTGCGGCAATACGAGGAACTAAATAAAGATACTCGACCGGGCAAATGTGCCAGCCCGCAGGAATTGTCAGGCTTGTTTCTACGCGAATTACCGTCACCACCGAGCCCTCTTCCTACAACCGTGCCAACCACGATACCTTCCGTTTCGGTTACACCGTCTACCCTATTTTCAGCGGAACGTTCATCTGATTCCATTAAAGCAAACGTGTCTTCCAACGTCACCGATATCAATGCATCCGACGCAACTGACAGACCCGTTAATGAATCTATTAGCACGAACGTTTCGAAGCAATCTGCATCTACAGGCTCGAGCCACGAAATCGATAGTTCCCGTAATGTCACCGGCAATCCGATGAATATTAGAGCGAAAACTATTTCAGCGTTGCTCACCGATGGTGCTCGTCTCTACGAGGCACCGACCTCCTTCAGAAACTTCACAACCTCGATAGAGGAACCGAAGGGGGGAAATCTCGGCAAGAAAACGACAGCGACGATGACGCCCGACGACTCTTCGAGGAAagctaaaaattcaattaaaaacgtCGCCGGTCTACCGTATCGAACAACCAAGAACGAGCCGTCGATTATGGAAAACGATTCGCGTACTTTTGATAATCGCGTGGAGGCCGATAAGCCGAACGGCGAAAGACCGAGCAAACTCGACTTGTCGACGGGCAAAATTGCCTCTTTGAAGAAGCTGTCGAGACACGCGTCGTTGGAGGAGGAGCAAGAAGAAAAGAAGACGACCGAGAAGTACTTGAACAGACTGAACAATCTGATAAAAGAGGAAAACTTGGTATTAGGGAATCCGCCCGATTCAAACACGATAGCGGAGGAATTGAATAGTCACGCGACTGATTCCGACGCCAGAATCTCCGAGGCTTTATCCGCCGGTGCTCATCCAGGAATGTTGGTGCTGGTCGGTGCCGCTTTTGGTGCCGCGGCTGCCCTTACTGTAGTGCTGTCTCGACGAGCCACAGTGCGCCGGAGGGATAAGTATCATCGTCACGAGAACATTGAAGTGCACACGCTCACTCCAACCGCCGAACTTTGGTGA